The Chiroxiphia lanceolata isolate bChiLan1 unplaced genomic scaffold, bChiLan1.pri scaffold_67_arrow_ctg1, whole genome shotgun sequence genome has a window encoding:
- the PGLS gene encoding LOW QUALITY PROTEIN: 6-phosphogluconolactonase (The sequence of the model RefSeq protein was modified relative to this genomic sequence to represent the inferred CDS: deleted 1 base in 1 codon) produces the protein MAAVSVFPSSRELGPALARIVAEAAAEAAQGEGGRFSLGLSGGSLVELLARELPPALSAAPAAADPARWLVAFCDERLVPPEHPESTCGAYRAQLLPRLPPPGPRVRSVTPGLGPAAAARDYGEQLRGAFPGQEVPVFDLLVLGVGPDGHTCSLFPGHPLLQEQDEIVAALEDSPKPPRRRVTLTLPVLNAARSVLVVATGASKAPVLKRILEGRRSPPSPRAPRPAALRAPARLLDEAAAAELSIPMEKHLWSVELGMDPRHSRSWVSPLGNTPGFRARDESGDIPELSIPMEKHPDCRGNADPCIPGRNRESHGL, from the exons ATGGCGGCCGTGTCCGTG TTCCCGTCGTCGCGGGAGCTCGGCCCGGCGCTGGCGCGGATCGTGGCCGAGGCGGCGGCCGAGGCGGCGCAGGGGGAGGGCGGGCGGTTCTCGCTGGGGCTCTCGGGGGGCTCCCTGGTGGAGCTGCTGGCGCGAGAGCTGCCGCCCGCCCTCAGcgcggcccccgccgccgccgacCCCGCGCGGTGGCTCGTGGCCTTCTGCGACGAGCGGCTGGTGCCACCCGAGCACCCCGAGAGCACCTGCGGCGCGTACCGG GCCCAGCTGCTGCCCCGGCTGCCCCCCCCCGGCCCGCGGGTGCGGTCGGTGACCCCCGGGCtgggccccgccgccgccgccagaGACTACGGGGAGCAGCTCCGAGGA gCTTTCCCGGGGCAGGAGGTTCCTGTGTTTGacctgctggtgctgggggtgggCCCGGATGGACACAcctgctccctgttcccagggcaccccctgctccag gagcaggatgAGATCGTCGCTGCCCTCGAGGACTCCCCAAAGCCGCCACGGCGGCGGGTGACGCTGACGCTGCCGGTGCTGAACGCGGCGCGGAGCGTCCTGGTCGTGGCCACCGGCGCCTCCAAGGCCCCCGTGCTCAAG CGGATtttggagggaaggaggagccccccctccccccgaGCACCTCGTCCGGCCGCGCTCCGGGCGCCTGCGCGGCTCCTGGATGAGGCAGCGGCCGCGGAGCTCAGCATTCCCATGGAAAAACACCTCTGGAGTGTAGAGCTGGGGATGGATCCACGGCATTCCAGGAGCTGGGTGTCCCCCCTGGGAAACACTCCGGGTTTTAGAGCCAGAGATGAGTCTGGTGACATTCCAGAGCTGAGTATTCCCATGGAGAAACATCCAGATTGTAGAGGCAATGCGGATCCATGCATTCCAGGCAGGAATAGGGAATCCCATGGGCTGTGA
- the COLGALT1 gene encoding LOW QUALITY PROTEIN: procollagen galactosyltransferase 1 (The sequence of the model RefSeq protein was modified relative to this genomic sequence to represent the inferred CDS: inserted 2 bases in 2 codons; deleted 8 bases in 6 codons) has protein sequence MAARPWQLAVMLLPLLLPGDGPGGLRGARGDPTASGPVPPAAYFPEERWNPESPLRPPRVAVALLARNAAHALPLVLGGLERLRHPKDRMAALVVAVDHSVDNTSALLREWLGRVRGLYHRVEWRHQEEPRSYPDEEGPKHWSPSRYEHVMRLRQEALEAXRAMWADYLLFLDADNVLTNPDTLGLLMAENRTVVAPMLDSRAAYSNFWCGMTPQGYYRRTPAYLPLRRLGAPRRFAVPMVHSTFLLDLRRDASGGLAFHPPPPGYSGAFDDIIVFAFACRHAGVQMFVSNREVFGFLPVPLRSHSSLRDEADNFLHVQLEIMVKLPPAEASPHVWVPPKVPDKMGFDEVFLINLQRRSERRARMLRTLQEQGISCKLVEAVDGRALNSSEVEALGIRMLPGYRDPFHGRPLTRGEVGCFLSHFRIWQEISARGLRKSLVFEDDLRFEIFFRRRLTELMEELEEAGTPWDLIYLGRKRLHPERPERPVPGVRNLVEAGYSYWTLGYALSLSGARKLLEAEPLGKMIPVDEFLPVMFDRHPLSDYSRHFSRRDLVAFSAEPLLLFPTHYTGDAGYVSDTETXTLWDESPWPGGVTIPQESRESRKLQPAPGQPRPRPRRALRLFQEFPEFQGTPETTPPSLGLGGGADPAGIPGFLTRSGTAPLQDEC, from the exons ATGGCGGCGCGGCCGTGGCAGCTCGCGGTGatgctgctgccgctgctgctgcctggggacgggcccggggggctccggggggcCCGGGGGGATCCTACGGCTTCGGGCCCGGTCCCGCCCGCCGCCTATTTCCCCGAGGAGCGCTGGAACCCCGAGTCGCCGCTGCGGCCGCCGCGCGTGGCCGTGGCGCTGCTGGCGCGGAACGCGGCCCACGCGCTGCCCCTCGTGCTGGGGGGGCTCGAGAGGCTGCGGCACCCCAAGGACAGGATGGCCGCTCTGGT ggTGGCCGTGGATCACAGCGTGGACAACACGTCGGCCCTGCTGCGGGAGTGGCTGGGCCGGGTCCGGGGGCTCTACCACCGGGTGGAGTGGAGGCACCAGGAGGAGCCACG gtcgTACCCTGATGAGGAGGGTCCCAAACACTGGAGCCCCTCCCGCTACGAGCACGTGATGAGGCTGCGACAGGAGGCCCTCGAGG GCCGGGCCATGTGGGCCGACTACCTGCTG ttCCTGGACGCCGACAACGTGCTGACGAACCCGGACACGCTGGGGCTGCTGATGGCCGAG AACAGAACCGTGGTGGCCCCGATGCTCGACTCCCGCGCCGCCTACTCCAACTTCTGGTGCGGGATGACCCCCCAG GGCTATTACCGCCGCACCCCCGCGTACCTGCCCCTGCGCCGGCTGGGAGCGCCGCGGCGCTTCGCC GTGCCGATGGTGCACTCGACGTTCCTGCTGGATCTGCGCCGGGATGCG TCGGGGGGTCTCGCCTTCCACCCGCCCCCCCCCGGCTACAGCGGCGCCTTCGACGACATCATCGTGTTCGCCTTCGCCTGCCGGCACGCGG GGGTCCAGATGTTCGTCAGTAACCGGGAGGTGTTCGGGTTCCTGCCGGTCCCGCTGcgctcccacagctccctgcgGGACGAGGCCGACAACTTCCTGCACGTCCAGCTGGAGATCATGG TGAAGCTCCCTCCGGCCGAAGCC TCCCCCCACGTGTGGGTGCCCCCCAAGGTCCCCGACAAGATGGGCTTTGATGAG gTGTTCCTGATCAACCTGCAGCGCCGCTCCGAACGCCGGGCACGGATGCTCCGGACGCTCCAA GAGCAGGGAATTTCCTGCAAACTGGTGGAGGCCGTGGACGGTCG GGCCCTGAACAGCAGCGAGGTGGAGGCGCTGGGGATCCGGATGCTCCCGGGATACCGGGACCCCTTCCACGGGCGGCCCCTCACCCGGGGGGAGGTGGGCTGCTTCCTCAGCCACTTCCGCATCTGGCAGGAG ATCTCAGCGCGGGGGCTGCGCAAGTCCTTGGTGTTCGAGGACGATTTGCGCTTCGAGATCTTCTTCCGCCGGCGCCTCACGGAGCtcatggaggagctggaggaggctgggaCGCCCTGGGACCTCAT tTACCTGGGCCGGAAGCGGCTGCACCCGGAGCGCCCGGAGCGCCCCGTTCCCGGTGTCCGGAACCTGGTGGAGGCGGGATATTCCTACTGGACGCTGGGATACGCCCTGTCCCTGAGTGGGGccaggaagctgctggaggCGGAACCCCTGGGAAAGATGATCCCGGTGGATGAATTCCTGCCCGTCATGTTCGACCGGCACCCACT CTCTGACTATTCCCGGCACTTCTCCCGCAGGGATCTCGTGGCCTTTTCCGCGGAGCCGCTGCTGCTCTTCCCGACGCACTACACGGGGGACGCGGGATAC GTGAGCGACACCGAGA CCACGCTCTGGGACGAGTCCCCCTGGCCCGGGGGGGTCACGATCCCGCAGGAATCCCGGGAATCCCGGAAACTCCAACCTGCTCCGGGACAGCCCCGCCCACGCCCGCGACGAGCTCTGAGACTCTTTCAGGAATTCCCAGAATTCCAAGGGACACCCGAGaccacccccccctccctggggctgggagggggagcAGATCCTGCGGGAATCCCGGGATTTCTGACCCGATCCGGGACAGCCCCGCTCCAGGATGAGTGCTGA